The window CATGATCAGAGAATGGTTCAGCGCTCTGCCCTCTTCTGCCGTTAGTCCCTGAGGTACCGGTGTTCCGGTGCCGGTACTTATTTCAGGATCCAGGCTATCTACATCAAAAGATATGTAGATGGCATCACAATTATTTAATACCTCCATTATCTCGCCTACGACCGCTGCTACACCTTTAGTCCGCACCTCCTCAACTGAAAAGTTGCGGATACCATGGCGGTTAATAATTGCCTTCTCGGGCTCCTCGAAGGAGCGCATGCCAATAAATACAATATCCGAAGGATCTATTTTAGCACCCTCCACACCAATATTTTTGCATTTATTCCACTCTTCTACTGTTTCAGTCTGTGGATAATTTACCTGGCATTCTTTATTATCGATGCCGGTTACAACAGATAACGGCATGCCGTGAACATTACCAGAGGGGGTGGTATAGGGCGTATGCAGGTCGGCATGAGCATCTATCCAGATCACCCCGATGCGTTTATGGGGCATCTGCATCTTTATGCCTGCAATGGTACCAGCTGCCGTAGAGTGATCGCCGGCCAGCACAACGGGAAAACAACCTTCTGCAAGTGTGTTTTTTACGGCACCAGCGGTGTGCTCCAGTATTTGTCTAACCTGCGGGATGCGTTTTGCGTAAGGGTGTAATATATCTTCAAATAACTGTTCATTGAGCGTGGGAACGGCCAGGCATGGATATTTTTTAAAGAAATCGGATCCTTTGGCAAGGGAAGCAGCTTTTAAAGCTCCTATACCAAGACTGGCACCGCGTGTGCCAGCTCCTAACTCAGAAGCTACCTCTATGAATTTTATCCTTTCCATATTGTATTAGCCAGTTATTTATTCAAATTTTAGGACGTAAACTTAATTACCGCACGAAACCAGGAGAATGAGAAGCTACGCTGACCTAATTCATCAGACATTTTACTTTCCAACAGAAGAATTTCGCGTTGAAAACGGAGAGTTGATTTTCAACGATGTGCCTTTAATGCCCATCATAGAGCAATATGGTACACCCATGAAGCTTACCTACCTACCCAAAATCGGGAGGAACATTCAGCAGGCTAAGCAACTGTTTGCCAAGGCAATTGAAAAGCATAATTATAAAGGGCAATACACTTATTGCTATTGTACCAAATCTTCCCATTTCAGTTTTGTGGTAGAAGAAGCGTTAAAGAACGACATCCATCTGGAGACTTCTTCGGCCTTCGATATGCCCATTATTAAAAGGCTATATGAAAGAGGGAAGATTAACAAAGATACATTAATTGTCTGTAATGGCTATAAAAGAGACCGCTACAGCAAGCATATTTCTGACTTTTTGAACGAAGGATTCCATAATTGCATCCCGGTGCTGGACAATATGATGGAGTTCCAGTACCTCGAGAAATGGGTGAACGTTCCCTATAAAGTAGGCATACGCGTGGCTGCAGATGAAGAGCCAAATTTTGACTTTTATACCTCCCGACTGGGTATTCGGTACAACGATGTAATCAACTTTTATAAAGAAGTGATCAGCCAGAGCCCTAAAGCCAAGCTGAAAATGCTTCACTACTTTATCAATACCGGTATCAAGGATACTGTTTACTACTGGAGTGAACTAAGTAAGTTTGTACAGATGTATTGTGATCTGCGCAAGATCTGTCCTGACCTGGATACCATCGATATAGGCGGTGGCTTCCCCATCAAAACATCGCTGCATTTCGACTACAATTATGAGTACATGATCGATCAGATCGTGATGAACATCAAGGAAATGTGCCGGGAAAATGACGTACCGGAACCGCACATCATCACTGAATTTGGCAGCTATACCGTAGGCGAAAGCGGTGCTACCATTTACTCGGTGCTGGGCCAGAAACTGCAGAACGATAAGGAGCTTTGGTACATGATCGATGGCTCTTTTATTACCCAGCTGCCCGATGTATGGGGCTTGAACCAGAAGTTTCTGATGCTTGCCATCAATCATTGGAACAACCGCTTCCAGAAGGTAAACCTTGGCGGGCTTACCTGCGACAGCCAGGATTTCTATGCTTCTGAGGCACATACTTCCGAAGTATACCTTCCTAAAATTGAAGAAGGCCAGATGCTCTACATGGGTATGTTCCATACCGGGGCCTACCAGGAAACGCTGGGTGGCTACGGTGGCGTTCAGCACTGCCTGATTCCTGCTCCGCAGCATATTGTAATCGACAGAGATGAGAATGGCAGGATCACCCACCAGGTTTTCTCTACTGAACAGGATAGCGAGAGCATGATGCAGATACTAGGCTACGGCAAAAAATAACTAAGCAAAGACAAAAGAAGAGCCCCATTAAATTAATAGGGCTCTTCTTTTTTTGCAAGTGCTTTAAGTGCATGTGAATGAAATGTACCGGAGGGTTATTTATTCTTCGGCACCAGGCCTGTCTCTGAGCTTCAGGAAATTTCTGTAGTTAAAAGTTTTACGCGGAATGCGATAGGTTACATTTACCCCCATGGTGATAAAGTTGTCATTTAGCCTGTTACTAAAAGCCTTTGCCACACCGGCATCTAAATAATCAGTTCCGGTCAGGTAGTAGGCAAGTTCCAGTCCCATCTTAAAAAAACTGCTAAGCCTGTATTCAGCCCCCAGGCCAAGTGGTGCTACAAATGCTGTTTTACTAAAATCGGGATTACCGGAAAACCCTTCACCGGAATCTGAATTTCTTGGGTCAATGTAAAGCAAGCCTGCTCCGGCAAGTGCATAAAAATTCCAGTTCATGGTAAGCTCATCAAATTCACTGACTGGAAAGAGGCTGTGTTTGACTGCCAGAAATCCTCCGAAATTATTGCTGGCCATGCCTCCTCCACCTAAATCTGTGGGCGAAGTACAGCTCATACGATAATAGCTTGTCCTGGCTAACAGATTAATGTATTGCGTTAGCTGGTAGCCTACCCCCAGGGAAACGTGCGGGTTCAAAAAATAATTTTGGTCTTCCCACTCTGCCATGGTACAGGTATTACCATCGAGCGCTGTAAAGCCTACATTAATCTGGGCACTAAAATTGCTCTTATGCGGGTGTACGTATCTGTCAAAATAACTTTTTTCCGGAGTGGGCTGACCAAACGCATATAAATTAATCAGCATGCCTAAAAACAAAAGTGTATAACGCATAGCTATAATATCTACAGAAGATAAAAAAGTTAATATACCAGTATACGAGCTGATTGGGCTTTGGATACGGTTGCTAAATTTGCTAAAGTAACCCAGACTTTTTGATCCTGAAACACAAAAAACATTTTTTAAAAGACTAACCCAGTTGCAATAATGCCTTTTTCAAAAATGCTGAACAAATGGTGCTGCATTCCTGCACTTTGCCTTCTCCTTGCCAGTTGCACGGCTCCCAGATCGATCATTAATTCCGGAAAAGTAACAACTCCCGGACAATTTAAAGTAGGATTTAATTATGGTGGTAACATAGCCACAGAACCCTTAAGCCAGCTGGATGATATTGCTAGAGCCACAGTAGATGCAGTTGTTAACAGAGACTCTGTTTTTTTCGATGAACAAATTGATGTTTTTGCACAGGCGCTTACTGCCTATGCCGTAGACCCTGTAGGTCCTGCTTTTGATGTTTATGTAAGGTATGGCATTGCCCCCCGCTTCGATGCCGGCTACAAATATGCTTCTGGCGCACATGTAATAGATGGCATGTACCAGTTTATGGGTTCTACCGGAACACCTGAAAACCCCGGAGCCGAAGGATTGTATGGCAGCATTGGGCTCCAGTATTCCGGCCAGAGCCTTAACATTGGTGACCAGTTTTACCTCAGAAGGATCAATAACCTGTTAAAATTTAGTGCTACCCGGCGCGACCTGGTAGTACCGCTTATCTTCAGTAAATCTTTTGGCCCTGAAGAACAAATTGGCAGCATTGCCTTTGGTGTTGTTTATAACCATACGTTCATTAATTATGGTTTTGAACCGGGAAGGGTTTTCAGGCGTGTGGGGGGTAACCGAGTTGAAAGAATCGAAAGTCTTTCAGAAAGCAACAATTTCTCCTCTTTCGGTGCATTTATCAATGCGCGCATCGGGTTAAAATTTATTTATATACTGCCTGCACTTACCCTTTACTACCAGGATTACGGTACCTACCGGCTGCTTGAGGGTAGAGAGTACAGTTTATCTGGCGTAACCATTATTCCTTCCATTGGCCTGCAGGCTAGGTTTGGCGGCAGAAACAGAAGATAGCGTCTAGAAACAACAGATAAAAAAGGGAATGGGCTTTAGCAGCCATTCCCTTTTTCATTCCAAAACCTGAACAGTTTATTATAACCCGATAGGTTCGTATTTTCTGGTAATGGTAATCTGCTCTGTTTGCTTCACAAAATTGTTCCAGTCGTTCTGGAAGAAATTATTTACTTCCTGCAAATAGGCCTGTACTTCCCTGCCCAGATGAGCCACTACCATTTTTTGTCCTTCAGTTGGAGCACCTGTTACAGGGGTAGGCTTGGCAAACACACCACTCACCGATCCAAAAGGTGAGTTGAAGTAGCTGGATGCCTCTCCTATTTTTACACTAAGCAGAGCAGGATCTTCAAAAATACCCTGTACATCCTCTGCAGGGATTACCTTTTGCAGCAGCTGGTCTAACTGCTTTTTCATAAGCTCTCCCTGCAGCTGCATGGCTGTTTTTTCCTGGCCTTCCAGCTTCTCTACCACTGCATCCACACTTTCCTTGGCTTCCTGCAGGTTGGTTACTGCCTGGGTTACTCCTTGTACATAATTAGAGAATTCATCCAGCAGGGCATAGGTTTGCTGCAGACTTTCAGCATCCAGCTCAAGGCGAGGATCTGCCTTAACCTGTACCTTGCTGCTTGCAACAGCATCGCCGTTGATCACCTTTACTGTATACTCGCCCGGTCTTACCAACCTGGCCGCTTCCAGTGGCTGATTTTCTTTTCGTTTAGGCGCACCCGGCATCTGGATGGCATCATGCTCCAGCGACCAGAAGAACCGGTTCATGCCCGGCTCTGTCTTTACCTGCATGTGGCGGATTACCTTACCGGCAGCATCTGATACCTCTATGTAAAGGGTATCTTTTTTGGCAGCTGATTGCAGCTCTTTTACAGAGAATGTTACCTGGGCACCAAAGGGCTGGTTCTCACCCTGGTACATGGCATCGCCATGAAAGCGGGTGCCGCCTGCTTCGCGGTAGCTCACCAGGTATGCATCCGGAATAGGGTATACGTGTACCGCCTCATCCAGCACCTTAGTACCCTGCTGTGCAATTTCCCTAAGCGGACGGATATCATCCAGTATCCACATAGACCGGCCAAAGGTAGCAATAGCCAGATCATGCTCCCGCGGATGAATCACCATGTCCATGGTAGAAACATTGGGATAACCAGCCGTCCATTGTGCCCAGCTGGCACCGGCATCTACACTTACATATAAACCACCTTCTGTACCTAAAAACATCAGCTTTGGCTCCACGGTATCCTGTATAAAGCTTAAAGTGTAGCCATTTACTTTTGCTGCACTTACCAGGTTTTTCCAGCTTTTACCATAATCGGTGGTATGGTAGAGGTAAGGGGCCAGGTTGTTTCTGCGGTAGTCGTTTACCACCACAAAAGCTTCTCCTTCCCTGTGCTTCGATGCAGTGATCTGCGGCACCCAGGCTCCTTTGGGATAGCCCTTAATATTACCTGCAACATTCTTCCAGCTTTTACCGCCATCCTGTGTGAGCTGAATATTGCCATCGTCGGTACCCACCCAGATCACACCCTGTTTCAGGCTGCTTGGTGCAATGGCCATGATGGTAGTGTGGTTTTCAGCACCCGTTATATCGTAGGTAAGGCCTCCTGTTCTGTTTTGCTTCTGTTTTTCTGGGTCGTTGGTGGTTAAATCCGGGGAAATAATCTGCCAGCTCCGCCCTTCGTCGGATGATTTGTGCAGGTACTGGCTGCCATAATATATGGTTTTAGGGTTATGCGGATCCTGGGCTATGGCTGCATTCCAGTTAAAGCGCAGGAATTCACCATCTGGGTGCACCGGCTTGATAAACCTGGAAGCACCCGTTTCATAATCCAGGCGCATGAGGTTACCGCCCTGCCACATGCCGTAGCCGTAGCGGGTGTTGTCCTGGTCGGTTACTACATCAAAGCCATCACCAAAGGCAATTTCCTCCCAGTAGCTGTTGCGTATACCGCTGGTACGCCATACCTTGCTCGGACCACGGAAAGTGCCATTATCCTGGGTACCTCCCATTACATTGTAAGGGGTATCCATGTCTACTGCAATGTGGTAAAACTGTGTTACCGGCAGGTTTTCGACATAGCGCCAGCTTTTGCCCCTGTCTCTGGAAATAGCCAGACCACCATCATTTCCATTGATGATCAAATTGGGGTTTTGGGGGTGTATCCACCAGAAGTGATGGTCACCATGAATGCGGTCCCAGCCAAGCAGTGTTGTAAAGGTTTTACCTCCATCCTCACTTACTGTAACATTGGAAAATACGTTGTAGAGCCTGTTCTCATTTTCAGGATCCACCGCCAGATCGGCATAATAGAACGGACGGTCACCTATATTTTTATCTGTTACTTTCTTCCAGCTAAAGCCGCCGTCTTCAGAACGGTAAAGTGCATTTTTCTTAGACTCCACCAGGGCATATACAATTTTTGGATTGCTCCTGGCAATGGCCAGACCTATTTTACCAAGCTCACCCTCCGGCAGCCCATCTTCTGCTGTTTTCTTTACCCATGTATTACCACCGTCGAGGGTCATGTAGAGGCCGGAACCCGGACCTCCTGATTTGAAGTACCAGGGCCAGCGGCGATACTCCCACATGTTTACCAGCATTTTATTGGGGTTGGCCGGATCTACAACCAGATCGGCAGCCCCTGTTCTTTCATTTACATAGAGAATTTTTTCCCAGCTTTTTCCGCCATCGGTGGTGCGATACACACCTCTGTCACTGGTATCGCCCCAGGCAGTGCCCAGTGCCGCCACATACACTACTTCCGGGTTGTTCCTGTTGATAATGATGCGGTGAATGTTGCTGGTAGCCTCCAGTCCCAGGTGCTGCCAGCTGCGCCCGCCATCGATGCTCTTGTACACACCGTTACCATTGCTCTGGCTATTACGGGGATTGCCCTCGCCGGTGCCCACCCAGATTACCTGTGGGTTTGTCTGGTCAATGGCAACAGCGCCAATGGATGCTGCTTTTTCTTTATCGAAAATCGGTTGCCAGCTAACGCCACCTCCTTCACTTTTCCAGAGGCCACCGGAGGCGGTACCTGCATAAATAATATTAGGGTCACTATGAACGGCGTCTATGGCCGTAACCCGCCCACTAGTTGCGGCAGGGCCTATGTTTCTGGGCTTCATATTTTTGAAGCGTGCCATATCGAGCTGCTGCGCTTCCGTAACTGAAACAGATAAAAACAACAACATTAGCAATGCCAGGCAGCTCTTCCGGATATCTTTCTGCATAAAGGGAATTTTGGTAATAATGAAAAATCTGCAAAAGATATCCAGTATTACAGGAATATAGCAACAGTGCCGGGTGAATTTATCCCATAACTCAGGATTTATTAAAGTTTAACCACTGATAAGGAGTGGTTTTGCCTTACAAGTGTGCACAATCTGCAAGGTGTGGGCTAACAGCTGTGGTTCAGAGCACTAAGAAGAGCGAAACTCACGTTCTCCTCTAGTGTAGTGCCAAAGCAGCCTTTTAACTTAGATTAACTTTCCGGAAAGGGGCCAAAATTGAACAAACTACATACTTTTTGCTATTTTTGAGCCTAAGCTATTTCTGTGCCGTGTCGGATAGTCTGGTAATCATACCCACTTACAATGAGATCGAGAATATAGAAGCCATGATCAGGCGTGTATTTACCCTGCCCAAGGCTTTTCATGTTCTTATTATAGATGATGGTTCGCCCGACGGAACAGCGCAGCGGGTACTGGAGCTTCAGCTGGAGTATCCTGATTCCTTATACCTGCTGCAGCGGCCGGGCAAACTGGGACTGGGTACTGCCTATATCATGGGCTTCCGCTGGGCACTTGACCGGCGTTATAATTACATTTTTGAAATGGATGCCGACTTCAGCCATAATCCAATGGACCTGCTGCGGCTATACGATGCCTGTGCCGGCGAAGGCCATGATATGGCCATTGGATCGCGCTATGTTAAAGGCGTAAATGTGGTAAACTGGCCTATGTCGCGGGTACTGATGTCGTATTTTGCCTCCCTGTATGTTCGTTTCATTACAGGTTTGCCCATCCACGACAGCACCGCCGGCTTTAAGTGCTACACCCGCAGGGTTTTAGAAACCATAGATCTTGCCAATATTAAATTTGTAGGCTATGCCTTTCAGATAGAGATGAAATTCACCACCTGGAAGTGGGGTTTCAGCATCAAAGAGGTACCCATCATTTTCACCGACCGCGATAAGGGCGTCAGTAAAATGTCGCGCCACATCTTTAAAGAAGCCATCTTCGGCATTATTTACATGAAGCTGAAGTCATTCTTCAAAAGCTACCAGCCGAGGGAGTTGGTGAATGAGTGATTGAGTAAATGAGTGAATATTGCCGTTTGGTATATTTTAAGCTCTAACAAGCCATTTATGGTTCTGCTTTGTAATTGCTAAATGTTTGATATTCCAAGAAGACCCATCATTCACTAATTCACTCATTCACTCATTTTCATCAGTCAAACTTGATCGCCTTGATCGGCTGAATGCGGGAGATGATAGTGGCCGGAATGAGCAGAATGAGCATCACCAGCACAAAGATCAGTACATTCAGCCCGATGATGATGGGCCAGTCCCAGAGAATGGGAACCGTGTCCATATAGTAGTTGTCTTTATCGAGCGGAATAATCCTGAACTGCTGCTGAACAAAGCCAAAGCCAATGGCTATGATATTACCCCACATGATGCCCTTCAGTACCATCAGCATGCCATTGGTGATAAAGATACGGCGTAGCTGACCATGAGAGGCTCCCATTGCCATAAGGGTGCCAATCATGGGGGTGCGCTCCATAATCAGGATAAGCAGAATTGACACCATATTGAAGCAGGCCACAAACAGGATTAGGGCCAGAAATATCACCACGTTCCGGTTAAGCAGGTTGAGCCACTCAAAAATCTGAATATTACGATCGGTTACCTTTTCAACATAGTAACTATAGTTGGTCAGCTCGTACAACATCTCCTGGGCTTTGTCCATTTCATTAAAGTCTTTAATATAGACTTCAAGTCCGCCGGTGAGGGTGTCATTCCAGTTATTGAGCTGCCGTACCAGGTCTATATCTCCGATGATGAGCGATTCATCATAATCTTCCATACCCGTGGCATAAATACCTACCACATTAAGCCTTCTGAATCGGGGCGGATTCTGCACAAAATACATGATCACATCTTTTCCCACCTCCAGCCTTAGCTGGTCTGCAATTCGCTGGCTCACCACCACCTGGGTGGAAGCAGCCGTATCTGCCATACTAGGAAAAGTACCCTCCAGCATATTTGGCATAAACCTTTCCCTGTCAAAACTTTTCCCTACGCCCTTCAGCAGTACCCCCAGCACCTCATCCTGGGTCTTTAGCAAGCCAGGCTTATAAGCAAACTGCTGCACATGCTCCAGGTAGGGAAACTTCTCCGGATTTTGATAAAAATCTAATTTGTTGGAGATAGGGTTTTCGGCATACATATTGCCGAATGTATAACGGGTTACTTGCAGATGACCGCCAAAACTCACTACTTTGTCTGTAATAGTCTGCTGAAAACCCTTCAGGATCAGAAACGACACAATCATTACTGCCAGGCCCAGCGCAATACTCGCCACTGCTATTTTATGTATCAGCGAGGAGAAGGAGCGCTTGTTGGCATTGCTGATGCGCGAAGAAATAAAGTATGATAGGTTCAAGCCCGAGCAGGTTTTTATAAGTTAACTATATCAAAAGGCACAATGATGCAGCAAATAGAATTGTTTGGCAAATTTTGCAGGTTTTTTCTGCAGCAGGCGCTACTGCTAATCTTTATATTACCGGCAAGTGCACTGGCTTCCTGCCAGAATAACACTGCGCAAAGCCTTGCAAATAGCCCCCGCACAGATACTGTACCCGCAGCTGCAGAAACTGCTACACCAACTACAACGGCAAGTTTGCTGCTTGGTGCAGAAAGAACAGATTTTTATTTACCCTTTCTGAAAGACAAACGCGTTGGCCTGATTGTTAACCACACCTCGCTGGTGCCGCAGGCAAATGGCGAAGTGGTACACCTGGTAGACCTGCTGCTGAAGCAGGGCGTAAAGGTACAAAAAGTATTTGCCCCGGAGCATGGTTTCAGGGGCACTGCCGATGCCGGGGAAAAAGTCTCCAGCACTACCGATCCTACCACCGGCCTACCGGTAGTATCTCTTTATGGCAACAACAAAAAACCTACACCCGAGCAACTGCAGGATGTAGATCTGCTCCTGTTCGACATACAGGATGTGGGGGCGCGTTTCTATACCTACATCAGCACCATGCATTATGCCATGGAAGCAGCTGCCGAACAAGGCAAGGAAATAGTGGTAATGGACCGGCCAAACCCCCTGGGACACATCATCGACGGACCAGTACTCAATCCTAAATTCCGCTCTTTTGTAGGCATGCACACCATACCCGTTGTGCACGGACTCACCGTGGCAGAACTGGCCCAGATGATCAACGGCGAGGGCTGGCTGGCCGGCGAAAGAAAAGCTAATCTTACGGTGGTGCCTATGGAGAACTACACCCACAACACACCCTACGAACTGCCTGTTCGCCCCTCTCCAAACCTGCCAAATCAGCAATCCATCTTACTGTACCCCAGCCTCTGCTTTTTTGAGGGTACGCCCATCAGCCTGGGCCGGGGCACACCCTTTCCCTTTCAGGTAATTGGCTATCCCGATCAGCGCTTTGGCAGCTTTACCTATACGCCCCAGCCTATGCCTGGCGCTAAAAACCCACCGCTGGAGGGAAAGCAGTGCTGGGGAACAGACCTAAGGAATGTTACGCCTCCGGATAAACTGGACCTTAGTTATGTGATCAGTTATTATAAACTGTTTCCTGAAAAGGATCAGTTTCTAAAGCCATTCTTCAATACCCTGGCGGGCACCGATCAGCTGGCAGCGCAAATAAAGCAGGGACTTACTGAAAACCAGATACGGGCAAGCTGGCAGCCGGAGCTGGAAAGCTATAAAAGTAAGCGAACCAGATACCTGCTCTATCCTGATGCACAGTAAGAAGCCTGTATTCCGGACAAAACGGTTACTGGTGCGCCAGTTCTCACAGGCAGACCTGCTGCCTTACAGGGCACTGGAGGGCAATCCTACGGTAATGCGTTTCATAACCGGCAGGCCCAGGACACCGGCAGAAAGCAGGGAGCGGCTCAACAACCTGATTGAGCGCTACCAAATGGAACCACAGTCCGGCATTTGGGCAGTAGTACTGCAGGGGAGCCAGGAATACATAGGTACGGCATCGCTCTTTACCCTGCCAAACAGCCCTTACCTGCAGATTGGCTATAAACTCAAGCCCGAAGCCCAGGGCAAAGGCTATGCAACTGAAATTGCTGAAGGTCTGCTCTATCATTCCTTCTTTAAAGCCGGCTTGCAAAAGGTAGTAGCGGTTACCCATCCGCAAAACAAGGCTTCGCAGCGGGTTTTAAAAAAGCTGGGCATGCAGCCCTGTGGATTCCTCCGGGCCTATGACATGATGCTCACTTACTTTAGCCTTGAAAAAGGGCAATACCTTGAGCGTTTGCGCAAAAGAGGGTAGCTTTACTCTAAATCATTTTTATGGCTGATTTACGCATTGTTTTCATGGGCACGCCAGAGTTTGCCGTGCCAAGCTTGCAGATACTGGTAGAGCAGGGTTTTAATATCGTTGGGGTTATCACTGCACCAGACAAACCCAGGGGGCGTGGCCAGAAAGTGGTACCATCGCCGGTAAAGGCTTATGCCGAAAGCCAGGGCCTGCGTATATTACAACCCACCAATCTTAAATCACCTCAGTTTCTGGAGGAGCTGCGCAGCCTGCAGGCCAACCTGCAGATAGTAGTTGCATTCCGGATGCTGCCCGAAGTGGTGTGGGCAATGCCGGAGAAAGGCACATTTAACCTGCATGCTTCTTTGTTGCCGCAATACCGGGGTGCAGCCCCCATTAACTGGGCCATCATCAATGGCGAAACCGAAACAGGCATCACCACTTTTTTTCTGAAGCACGAAATAGACACCGGGTCCATCATCTTCCAGGAGCGCGAACCCATCAGGATCGATGATACCGTTGGCACCCTTTACGAGCGGCTGATGCAAAAAGGCTCCTGGCTGGTGCTGCGGACGGTGCAGGCCATTGCTGCCGATACGGCCCCCAGCCAGCCACAGCAGGAAAGCGGAGTACTTAAACATGCTCCTAAAATCTTCAGGGAAACCTGCCAGATAGACTGGCATAAGCCTGCCCAGCAGCTTTATAATTTTATAAGAGGCCTAAGCCCCTACCCGGCTGCCTGGACGGAGCTGCAGGGAAAAGTACTGAAGGTGTACAAAGCCAGCCTAACCGGAAAGCCAGCACCCGATAAAGCCCCCGGAGAGTGGGTGAGCGATGGCAAAACCTTGCTGGCCTGCAAAGCTGCCGATGAGCTGATAACAATTGAAGAGCTGCAGCTGGAAGGAAAAAAACGCATGACCACCGAAGAATTTTTACGAGGATTTCAACTATGATACGTTCTATAATAGTAGCCCGCGCTGATAATGGCGTTATCGGAAAAGACAATGGTCTGATCTGGCACATGCCCCATGACCTTAAATTTTTTAAAGACACCACCAGCGGACATTACGTGATCATGGGCCGCAAGAGCTACGAAGCCATTAACAAGCCGCTCCCTAACCGCCTGAACATTATTGTTACCCGCCAGCAGGACTATTTCAAAGAAAACTGCCTGGTACTCCACAGCCTGGAGAAAGCACTGCAGCTGGCAGAGAATCAACAGCAGCAGGAGGCTTTCATTTTAGGTGGAGGAGAAATCTACCGCCAGGCACTTGATAATGGCTGGGTAGACAGGATCTACCTGACTGAAATCAAAGACAGCTTTGAAGGCGACACCTATTTCCCGGAGCTGGACATGAGCCAGTGGGAGGAAACAAAACGGGAAGAATACCAGGCCGACCACCAGAATCCGCATGCTTATGCCTTTGTAACCCTGGAACGGAAATAAAACAGCTAAGAAGTAATTCTTCCACTGTGGCTGGATTTTACTTTTTGAAGCCTGTTCCAGTCAGGCTGATGGAAAAAATAAATTAAAAAAGCCAGCACCTTTCATAAAGTGCTGGCTTTTTTATGCTTTTGATGGTTAACAAACAGATAGTTCTAAACTGCTGCTTTCGCTGGCTCGCGGAAGCCTACCCAGGTAAATCTCTTCACCACATATTCAGGGTTTGTAAAGCTTGCATTTCCTGCAGGGTTACCGCCGGTAACATGAAAATCAGAAAAACCTGCATTTTGATTTACATAAATGCCACCCGTAAGGTTAAAGCTTACCGGCGTAGCTGCCAGCCCCATCTGATCGGCAATGGTCTCTTTCAGGTTATCGTCTGTTACATAGGCACCACAGCTTATCGCTCCATGTTGTTTTGCAAGATCACGCGCCAGCTGAATGCTCTGGTCGGTACTTTCAGTTTTAATAAGCAATACCACCGGACCAAATAGTTCTTTGCTGTATACTGCCTTATCAGCTGCCTCTACCTGCAATACCACTGGCGATGCAGTGCGTGCTTTAGGAAACATAGGGTTCTCTACGGGGCGTGACTCCAGTAAAACCTTACCAGGC of the Flammeovirgaceae bacterium 311 genome contains:
- a CDS encoding glycosyl hydrolase family protein; amino-acid sequence: MLLFLSVSVTEAQQLDMARFKNMKPRNIGPAATSGRVTAIDAVHSDPNIIYAGTASGGLWKSEGGGVSWQPIFDKEKAASIGAVAIDQTNPQVIWVGTGEGNPRNSQSNGNGVYKSIDGGRSWQHLGLEATSNIHRIIINRNNPEVVYVAALGTAWGDTSDRGVYRTTDGGKSWEKILYVNERTGAADLVVDPANPNKMLVNMWEYRRWPWYFKSGGPGSGLYMTLDGGNTWVKKTAEDGLPEGELGKIGLAIARSNPKIVYALVESKKNALYRSEDGGFSWKKVTDKNIGDRPFYYADLAVDPENENRLYNVFSNVTVSEDGGKTFTTLLGWDRIHGDHHFWWIHPQNPNLIINGNDGGLAISRDRGKSWRYVENLPVTQFYHIAVDMDTPYNVMGGTQDNGTFRGPSKVWRTSGIRNSYWEEIAFGDGFDVVTDQDNTRYGYGMWQGGNLMRLDYETGASRFIKPVHPDGEFLRFNWNAAIAQDPHNPKTIYYGSQYLHKSSDEGRSWQIISPDLTTNDPEKQKQNRTGGLTYDITGAENHTTIMAIAPSSLKQGVIWVGTDDGNIQLTQDGGKSWKNVAGNIKGYPKGAWVPQITASKHREGEAFVVVNDYRRNNLAPYLYHTTDYGKSWKNLVSAAKVNGYTLSFIQDTVEPKLMFLGTEGGLYVSVDAGASWAQWTAGYPNVSTMDMVIHPREHDLAIATFGRSMWILDDIRPLREIAQQGTKVLDEAVHVYPIPDAYLVSYREAGGTRFHGDAMYQGENQPFGAQVTFSVKELQSAAKKDTLYIEVSDAAGKVIRHMQVKTEPGMNRFFWSLEHDAIQMPGAPKRKENQPLEAARLVRPGEYTVKVINGDAVASSKVQVKADPRLELDAESLQQTYALLDEFSNYVQGVTQAVTNLQEAKESVDAVVEKLEGQEKTAMQLQGELMKKQLDQLLQKVIPAEDVQGIFEDPALLSVKIGEASSYFNSPFGSVSGVFAKPTPVTGAPTEGQKMVVAHLGREVQAYLQEVNNFFQNDWNNFVKQTEQITITRKYEPIGL
- a CDS encoding dolichyl-phosphate beta-D-mannosyltransferase (COG0463 Glycosyltransferases involved in cell wall biogenesis); amino-acid sequence: MSLSYFCAVSDSLVIIPTYNEIENIEAMIRRVFTLPKAFHVLIIDDGSPDGTAQRVLELQLEYPDSLYLLQRPGKLGLGTAYIMGFRWALDRRYNYIFEMDADFSHNPMDLLRLYDACAGEGHDMAIGSRYVKGVNVVNWPMSRVLMSYFASLYVRFITGLPIHDSTAGFKCYTRRVLETIDLANIKFVGYAFQIEMKFTTWKWGFSIKEVPIIFTDRDKGVSKMSRHIFKEAIFGIIYMKLKSFFKSYQPRELVNE
- a CDS encoding hypothetical protein (COG4591 ABC-type transport system, involved in lipoprotein release, permease component); translated protein: MNLSYFISSRISNANKRSFSSLIHKIAVASIALGLAVMIVSFLILKGFQQTITDKVVSFGGHLQVTRYTFGNMYAENPISNKLDFYQNPEKFPYLEHVQQFAYKPGLLKTQDEVLGVLLKGVGKSFDRERFMPNMLEGTFPSMADTAASTQVVVSQRIADQLRLEVGKDVIMYFVQNPPRFRRLNVVGIYATGMEDYDESLIIGDIDLVRQLNNWNDTLTGGLEVYIKDFNEMDKAQEMLYELTNYSYYVEKVTDRNIQIFEWLNLLNRNVVIFLALILFVACFNMVSILLILIMERTPMIGTLMAMGASHGQLRRIFITNGMLMVLKGIMWGNIIAIGFGFVQQQFRIIPLDKDNYYMDTVPILWDWPIIIGLNVLIFVLVMLILLIPATIISRIQPIKAIKFD